Proteins co-encoded in one Nicotiana sylvestris chromosome 7, ASM39365v2, whole genome shotgun sequence genomic window:
- the LOC138873692 gene encoding uncharacterized protein, which translates to MEKNADSDAQLASHNTSIHNLEVQLGQISQALNTHPKEELPSDTVVNPKVGNNTGHALVMTTRSRKDNEEVRIDIDESVEETQEEVNPPREHVIDMPEPIVPKAKVPTPRPPPPYPERLAKKNSENQFKKFIDMMKSLPINVPLVEALEQMPGYAKFMKDLVTKKRSMNCETIKMTYQVSDIVHSMAPKLEDLGAFTIPLTIGSVDFAKAL; encoded by the exons atggagaagaatgccgaCTCTGATGCTCAATTAGCCTCTCACAATACTTCAATCCACaatttggaagttcaattaggccaaatatcACAAGCTTTGAACACTCATCCTAAGGAGGaactacctagtgatacggtggtgaacccgAAGGTTGGGAATAATACAGGACATGCTTTGGTCATGACTACTAGAAGTAGAAAAG ATAatgaagaagtgagaattgatattgatgAAAGTGTGGAGGAGACACAAGAAGAAGTGAACCCgcctagggaacacgtgattgacatgccagAACCGATAGTGCCAAAGGCTAAGGTACCAAcgccaaggcctcctcctccatacccTGAAAGGCTTGCAAAGAAAAATagtgaaaaccaattcaaaaagtttattgatatgatgaagagtttgCCGATTAATGTTCCATTGGTTGAGGCATTGGAACAAATGCCGggatatgcaaaattcatgaaggacttggtaaccAAGAAGAGATCGATGAattgtgagacaatcaagatgacatATCAAGTGAGTGatattgtgcactcaatggctcctaAGTTGGAAGATCTAGGCGCTTTCACAATCCCTTTAACTATTGGGAGTGTCGACTTTGCCAAAGCATTATGA